From the Aminivibrio pyruvatiphilus genome, one window contains:
- the amrS gene encoding AmmeMemoRadiSam system radical SAM enzyme translates to MTKGFRTALWWRREQESIRCLLCPHCCLLAPGETGKCRARRHERGRGLITLNYGRISSAAVDPIEKKPLYHWNPGTAILSLGTVGCSMDCPFCQNWRIAGWDPALSLASMEPEGVVALGAKTESRAVAFTYNEPLVWFEFLLDASRALREAGKSTVIVSNGMILPEPLGELLPFLSAANIDLKAFTPEAYGVLGGNLEAVKNTIRTLITGGVHVEVTFLLVPGINDDREAFGRMVQWLASLEPRPVLHVSRYFPARKWTVPPPSKEMVREYCTLARKELPWVYSGNTGERSETRCLSCGGLLLARREYSIIENNLDPSGRCVACGTRSQIIITEQPGAD, encoded by the coding sequence ATGACGAAGGGGTTCCGGACCGCGCTCTGGTGGAGACGGGAACAGGAGAGTATCCGCTGTCTTCTATGCCCTCACTGCTGCCTTCTCGCCCCGGGAGAAACAGGAAAATGCCGTGCAAGAAGGCATGAACGGGGAAGAGGGCTCATCACACTGAATTACGGGAGAATATCCTCTGCGGCGGTGGACCCGATTGAAAAGAAGCCCCTCTACCACTGGAACCCGGGAACGGCCATCCTGTCCCTGGGAACGGTGGGGTGCTCCATGGACTGTCCGTTCTGCCAGAACTGGCGTATCGCAGGGTGGGATCCGGCTCTTTCTCTCGCCTCAATGGAACCGGAGGGCGTGGTAGCCTTGGGTGCGAAAACGGAAAGCAGGGCCGTCGCCTTTACTTACAACGAACCCCTGGTGTGGTTCGAATTTCTTCTCGATGCTTCCCGGGCTCTTCGGGAAGCGGGAAAGTCCACGGTGATCGTGAGCAACGGAATGATCCTTCCGGAACCTCTCGGCGAGCTTCTTCCCTTTCTCTCGGCGGCCAACATAGACCTGAAGGCTTTCACTCCGGAGGCGTACGGTGTCCTGGGAGGAAACCTGGAGGCTGTAAAAAACACGATCCGGACCCTCATCACCGGCGGTGTTCATGTGGAGGTCACCTTTCTCCTGGTGCCGGGCATAAACGACGACAGGGAGGCCTTCGGCCGCATGGTCCAATGGCTCGCTTCCCTGGAACCCCGGCCTGTTCTTCATGTCTCCAGATACTTCCCCGCAAGGAAATGGACCGTACCGCCCCCGTCGAAGGAGATGGTGAGGGAGTACTGCACCCTGGCCCGGAAGGAGCTTCCCTGGGTCTATTCCGGCAATACGGGTGAGCGAAGCGAAACGAGGTGTCTTTCCTGCGGAGGTCTTCTTCTTGCCAGAAGAGAATATTCCATAATCGAGAACAACCTTGACCCAAGCGGAAGATGCGTGGCGTGCGGCACGCGGTCGCAGATCATCATAACTGAACAACCTGGAGCTGATTGA
- a CDS encoding thiamine diphosphokinase, with protein MTDVGEIVLPGVRASFSDGGPGEPLVIVAGGREPSLPWLRDLLPGKELWCADSGLVPCMKAGFTPSRLLGDGDSTPPALWEQVASGGTTAVESYPADKDFTDLQLAFFRAAGEGRREVVVSGCWGGRFDHLWSAVHSALWAAERGVRVLAFADHLEVLFLVYGGEEWELDVTAGSYSVLSLLPLGGECGGVFLKGAKWELKNAGLLPGRPFAVSNRLVDKEKPRISVREGILGVYLGSGEKAG; from the coding sequence GTGACTGACGTGGGGGAGATCGTTCTTCCGGGCGTCCGGGCGTCCTTCTCTGACGGCGGGCCCGGAGAACCCCTGGTCATAGTCGCCGGGGGAAGGGAGCCTTCGCTGCCGTGGCTGCGGGATCTCCTGCCAGGAAAGGAGCTCTGGTGCGCCGATTCGGGGCTTGTTCCCTGCATGAAGGCGGGCTTTACGCCTTCGAGGCTTCTCGGGGACGGGGACAGCACGCCGCCTGCCCTCTGGGAGCAGGTCGCCTCCGGAGGCACAACGGCAGTCGAGTCTTACCCCGCTGACAAGGATTTTACGGATCTCCAGCTCGCCTTCTTCCGTGCAGCCGGGGAAGGGAGGCGGGAGGTTGTCGTTTCCGGCTGCTGGGGCGGGAGATTCGATCATCTCTGGTCCGCCGTCCATTCTGCTCTCTGGGCGGCTGAGAGGGGAGTCAGGGTCCTTGCTTTTGCTGATCACCTGGAGGTTCTCTTCCTGGTGTACGGCGGGGAGGAATGGGAGCTGGATGTCACGGCCGGAAGTTATTCCGTCCTTTCCCTTCTGCCTCTCGGAGGGGAATGCGGGGGAGTGTTCCTGAAAGGAGCGAAGTGGGAGCTGAAAAACGCCGGGCTCCTTCCGGGAAGGCCTTTTGCCGTAAGCAACCGGCTTGTGGATAAAGAAAAGCCCAGAATCTCCGTAAGGGAAGGGATTCTGGGCGTTTACCTCGGTTCAGGAGAAAAAGCGGGCTGA
- the amrA gene encoding AmmeMemoRadiSam system protein A: MWSWECFTPHPPVLVPQVGRGREEEARQSAGAMKKLGRILGGEMPSLLLILSPHAPFAGGITFSVAESYGGDFSMFGAPTPQFTFPGDPDRGLRLAAELSPRFPAVVSRKKKLLLDHGALVPLSFLSAEDRGRQPGIILANPIGLSPSGAFELGTFLASLAGEDQWGLVASGDLSHRVTREAPAGFSPAGARFDSLVVEALRKNDPSGLLRLDAGEIEEAGECGLRSALVFLGLARKRNVRFLSYEAPFGVGYAVAFAPLHAAPDLARKVLETFFAEGEERAREEAAHLSDLPEMAERAGCFVSLKKKGDLRGCIGTILPRKAGLAEEIAENSLSAAFEDPRFPPVEQRELEDISISVDILSIPEAVPDTALLDPKKFGVIVEKGGARGVLLPDLDGVDTVETQLSIAARKAGIADWRTAAVRKFSVRRIREMGRP, translated from the coding sequence ATGTGGTCATGGGAATGCTTCACTCCCCATCCTCCGGTGCTTGTGCCCCAGGTGGGAAGGGGAAGGGAAGAGGAGGCCCGGCAATCGGCCGGGGCCATGAAGAAACTCGGCCGGATCCTGGGAGGGGAAATGCCTTCGCTGCTCCTGATTCTCTCACCCCATGCCCCTTTTGCAGGAGGAATCACCTTTTCCGTGGCGGAAAGCTACGGAGGAGATTTCTCCATGTTCGGCGCTCCGACCCCGCAGTTCACTTTTCCCGGAGACCCGGACAGGGGCCTTCGTCTTGCCGCGGAACTCTCCCCGAGATTCCCGGCGGTTGTCTCCAGGAAAAAGAAACTGCTTCTGGACCATGGAGCCCTCGTTCCCCTGAGCTTCCTCTCTGCAGAAGACAGAGGAAGGCAGCCGGGAATCATCCTCGCGAACCCCATAGGTCTTTCTCCTTCCGGGGCCTTCGAACTCGGAACGTTCCTCGCTTCACTTGCCGGCGAAGATCAATGGGGACTTGTGGCCAGCGGGGATCTTTCCCACAGGGTGACCAGGGAGGCTCCGGCAGGCTTTTCCCCTGCAGGGGCCCGCTTCGACAGCCTTGTCGTGGAAGCGCTCCGGAAGAACGACCCTTCCGGGCTTCTCAGGCTGGATGCCGGCGAGATAGAAGAGGCCGGTGAATGCGGACTCCGGTCGGCCCTTGTTTTTTTGGGGCTTGCCCGGAAAAGGAATGTCCGTTTTCTTTCCTACGAAGCCCCGTTCGGTGTAGGGTATGCCGTAGCCTTCGCTCCGCTCCATGCTGCGCCGGACCTGGCGAGAAAGGTGCTGGAGACATTCTTTGCTGAAGGGGAGGAACGGGCGAGAGAAGAAGCGGCGCACCTTTCCGACCTGCCCGAAATGGCCGAAAGAGCGGGCTGCTTCGTCAGCCTGAAGAAAAAAGGAGATCTCAGGGGCTGCATCGGGACAATCCTTCCCAGGAAAGCCGGCCTTGCCGAAGAGATTGCTGAAAATTCCCTCTCCGCTGCTTTCGAAGATCCAAGGTTCCCTCCAGTTGAACAGAGGGAACTCGAAGACATCTCCATATCCGTGGACATACTCTCCATCCCGGAGGCAGTACCTGACACCGCCCTTCTGGACCCGAAAAAATTCGGTGTGATCGTGGAGAAGGGCGGGGCCAGGGGCGTGCTCCTTCCTGACCTGGATGGTGTTGATACCGTGGAAACCCAGCTGTCCATTGCCGCCCGCAAGGCGGGGATAGCCGACTGGCGTACAGCGGCGGTCAGGAAATTTTCCGTCCGGAGGATCAGGGAGATGGGGCGTCCATGA
- the mltG gene encoding endolytic transglycosylase MltG has translation MKKRLFLVFLALAAAGALGFAYRTVYYPAEWWHEYLPAGEGEPVPVLVRQGMNARRAAEEFESAGVLEGGNASDLARWMTRFSIDRRLKPGMYSIRRGSPWEVARQLEKAEPSVSSSTIVPGTDVFSFSGIFTPPLAPETMEKILARNDLFPKEIAPLLPPEAEGRLAFLLPETVHTAENSGEEVVSSAARLWWDRIGSHIPEEKRTAEYLLEMAVISSLIEREALWDEERPLIAGVIENRRKKKMPLQIDATVVYAWKKEGRNLTRVLYKDLEIDSPYNTYKIPGLPPAPICIPSEKSWLAALSPEKTEYFYYVAGQDGRHLFSETLSGHQRNIRKVRGK, from the coding sequence ATGAAAAAACGACTTTTCCTTGTATTCCTTGCTCTTGCAGCCGCTGGGGCCCTCGGGTTCGCCTACCGGACAGTCTACTATCCGGCGGAATGGTGGCACGAATATCTGCCCGCCGGTGAGGGTGAGCCGGTCCCCGTCCTTGTACGGCAGGGCATGAACGCCAGGAGGGCGGCTGAGGAGTTCGAATCCGCCGGGGTCCTGGAGGGAGGAAACGCTTCCGACCTGGCGAGGTGGATGACCCGGTTTTCCATCGACCGTCGGCTGAAGCCGGGAATGTACTCCATACGAAGGGGATCTCCCTGGGAAGTGGCCAGGCAGCTTGAAAAAGCCGAGCCCTCCGTGTCGTCCTCCACCATCGTTCCGGGCACGGATGTTTTCTCCTTTTCCGGAATTTTCACCCCCCCTCTTGCCCCGGAGACCATGGAGAAGATCCTCGCCAGGAATGACCTGTTCCCGAAGGAGATTGCCCCCCTGCTGCCCCCTGAGGCGGAAGGCCGGCTGGCCTTCCTTCTTCCCGAGACGGTCCACACCGCTGAAAACAGCGGGGAAGAGGTCGTATCGTCTGCGGCACGGCTGTGGTGGGACAGAATAGGCTCTCATATCCCCGAGGAAAAGAGAACGGCGGAATACCTCCTTGAAATGGCAGTCATATCCTCCCTCATAGAAAGAGAGGCCCTCTGGGATGAAGAAAGGCCTCTCATCGCCGGAGTCATTGAAAACAGAAGGAAGAAGAAAATGCCTCTCCAGATCGACGCCACAGTGGTGTATGCATGGAAAAAAGAGGGAAGAAACCTGACCCGTGTGCTCTACAAAGATCTGGAAATCGATTCTCCCTACAACACCTATAAAATCCCGGGGCTTCCGCCGGCCCCCATCTGCATTCCGTCGGAAAAATCGTGGCTCGCGGCCCTCAGCCCTGAGAAGACGGAATATTTTTATTACGTGGCCGGGCAGGACGGAAGGCATCTTTTCTCCGAGACTCTCAGCGGACATCAGCGGAACATACGGAAGGTGCGGGGCAAATGA
- the queA gene encoding tRNA preQ1(34) S-adenosylmethionine ribosyltransferase-isomerase QueA encodes MDLFDLASYGYLLPEELIAQNPAEPRDSSRLMVLSREREEILHNTFASLGDFLDEGDLLVLNDTRVIPARLFGSKKNGGGRVEILLLKALDASFLQWEALVKPGRKNPPGTGIFLADGTEILVGARGGEGVRNVAFPAGTEVLPLLERIGETPLPPYITSSSAPRSSYQTVFARTDGSAAAPTASLHFTPGLLGELQRERGVRLGWLTLHVGLGTFRPVKSGDIREHKIHEEYCFLPAETRKLILETKRRGRKVIAAGTTVARTLESLAGENGSLESGERMTRLFIYPGYRFKIIDGLITNFHLPKSSLLMLVAAFAGYEFTMRAYGEAVSRRYRFFSFGDAMFIR; translated from the coding sequence TTGGACCTTTTCGACCTCGCTTCGTACGGTTACCTGCTGCCGGAAGAACTCATCGCCCAGAACCCGGCCGAACCGAGAGACTCCTCCCGCCTCATGGTCCTCTCCAGGGAAAGGGAGGAAATTCTCCACAACACCTTCGCGTCGCTGGGAGATTTTCTGGATGAAGGCGACCTCCTTGTTCTGAATGACACCAGGGTGATTCCCGCACGGCTTTTCGGCTCGAAAAAAAACGGCGGAGGAAGGGTGGAAATACTGCTTCTCAAGGCACTGGACGCCTCCTTTTTGCAGTGGGAGGCCCTGGTGAAGCCAGGAAGGAAAAATCCTCCGGGGACGGGGATTTTCCTCGCCGACGGGACGGAAATACTTGTCGGAGCCAGGGGCGGGGAAGGTGTCCGAAACGTGGCCTTTCCGGCCGGTACGGAGGTGCTTCCCCTCCTGGAGCGAATCGGGGAAACCCCTCTTCCGCCCTACATTACCTCGTCCTCCGCTCCCCGTTCGTCCTACCAGACGGTTTTCGCCAGAACGGACGGCTCTGCGGCAGCCCCCACGGCGAGCCTTCATTTCACCCCCGGGCTGCTCGGGGAACTTCAGCGGGAAAGAGGCGTCCGCCTCGGCTGGCTCACTCTCCACGTGGGGCTCGGCACCTTCCGCCCGGTAAAAAGCGGGGACATAAGGGAACACAAAATTCACGAGGAATATTGCTTTCTTCCCGCAGAAACCAGAAAACTCATCCTCGAAACGAAACGGAGAGGGCGAAAAGTGATCGCCGCCGGGACCACCGTGGCGAGAACCCTTGAATCCCTGGCCGGAGAGAACGGTTCCCTGGAATCGGGCGAGCGGATGACCCGGCTGTTTATTTATCCGGGGTACAGGTTTAAAATTATCGATGGGCTGATAACGAACTTCCATCTTCCAAAAAGTTCACTCCTTATGCTGGTTGCCGCGTTCGCAGGATATGAATTCACCATGAGGGCCTACGGAGAGGCGGTTTCCCGGAGGTACCGTTTTTTTTCCTTCGGAGACGCCATGTTCATTCGGTAG
- the rpmB gene encoding 50S ribosomal protein L28: MARVCECCGRGPATGNAVSHSNRHTRRRWLINLRSVKADVGGGESLRMRICTRCLKAGRVKRAV, translated from the coding sequence ATGGCCAGAGTATGTGAATGCTGCGGAAGAGGCCCTGCAACGGGGAACGCCGTAAGCCATTCCAACCGCCACACCCGCAGACGGTGGCTCATCAATCTTCGGAGTGTGAAAGCAGACGTCGGCGGCGGCGAGTCTCTCAGGATGAGGATCTGCACACGATGCCTCAAAGCCGGAAGAGTGAAGCGGGCTGTCTGA
- a CDS encoding FtsK/SpoIIIE family DNA translocase: MSFFRNKDAAGERRSSRGKRKRSGGGILSLWVEVFAFLVLAFLLYVLASIFSLRTGAWGEQIRFSLLRNWGGAVIIPVLFGGYLCVSYLLKTGAKGIIRQFLGTALLFFCSALLFGLFRMAAVFQGVTVLSPGYLGDGLAIFFTRNIGSLGTLLLGAAILVLSASLYGFFQPAAVIRKISLLVKTISSEKWKRMPFPEDDAPQSSPVPAEEAPVPGVLPEEKRPSRPWSFASQVGREEPEAEEEPGGNPLPVAGAAEEADPPVREERKENEDLAGDDDDFFLRKQGREAEASFSEPAAGNLPEPYAAGEGRPAYEEEPEEEEEGKDPHALPEIKFNELEGTEKKVRGAAFPPPLDIFGPKQLLDSRESNETVQEQASSIIATLADFGVSAEMADVVIGPTVIQFQMQLAPGIKVSKVAGLSNDLAVALTVPSLRIEAPIPGKPYVGVEIPNPKRRGISIRTILESQIFQDNEYDLPLPMGVRVDSRPLVVGLEDLPHLLVAGTTGSGKSVFVTSCITGLCSYRSPEELRLILIDPKRVEMSMYENLPHVLAKPVVSPKKAVQALAWAVREMEHRYEIFARARVRNLKSYNQCVLPKAQLPYIVIVVDELADLMFTAQKEVEDYICRLAQMARATGIHLILATQRPSVNVITGLIKANVPARVAFTLPSQTDSRTIIDISGAERLLGKGDMLFVSSRYPRPLRVQSPYIDDGKSIEIINYLRNVFGEPEYVDIEDQGGDAPSGGDTSYADDPLLEEAVDIVLDTGIASASRLQRQLRVGFTRAARLIDTMEQIGIVGPPEGSKPREILVDDERAREMLRSASGQGD, encoded by the coding sequence ATGAGTTTTTTCCGTAATAAAGATGCAGCCGGCGAGCGCAGATCGTCCAGGGGAAAAAGAAAAAGAAGCGGCGGAGGCATCCTTTCCCTCTGGGTCGAAGTGTTTGCCTTTCTCGTTCTCGCTTTTCTGCTCTATGTGCTCGCATCGATTTTTTCACTCCGGACGGGAGCCTGGGGAGAGCAGATCCGCTTTTCCCTGCTGAGAAACTGGGGAGGAGCGGTCATCATCCCCGTTCTTTTCGGGGGATACCTCTGCGTTTCCTACCTCCTGAAGACGGGAGCAAAGGGTATTATCCGTCAGTTCCTGGGTACGGCCCTCCTGTTTTTCTGCTCGGCCCTCCTCTTCGGACTCTTCAGGATGGCTGCGGTATTCCAGGGAGTGACCGTTCTGTCTCCTGGATACCTTGGCGACGGCCTCGCCATTTTCTTCACCCGCAACATCGGGTCGCTGGGCACCCTGCTTCTTGGCGCCGCGATCCTCGTTCTTTCGGCGAGTCTCTACGGATTTTTCCAGCCGGCGGCGGTGATCCGGAAGATTTCCCTGCTGGTGAAGACTATTTCGAGCGAAAAATGGAAGCGCATGCCCTTTCCCGAGGACGATGCCCCGCAGTCCTCACCCGTTCCGGCTGAGGAAGCCCCTGTCCCCGGGGTGCTTCCCGAAGAAAAACGCCCTTCCAGGCCCTGGTCATTCGCCTCTCAGGTCGGGCGGGAAGAGCCTGAGGCAGAAGAGGAACCCGGGGGAAATCCTTTGCCCGTGGCCGGCGCGGCAGAAGAAGCAGACCCTCCGGTTCGGGAAGAGCGGAAAGAGAATGAAGATCTCGCCGGCGACGACGATGATTTCTTTCTGCGAAAGCAGGGCCGTGAGGCGGAGGCATCCTTCTCCGAACCTGCCGCCGGAAACCTCCCCGAGCCTTATGCTGCCGGTGAAGGAAGGCCGGCCTATGAAGAAGAGCCGGAAGAAGAAGAAGAGGGAAAGGACCCCCATGCCCTTCCGGAGATCAAGTTCAACGAGCTGGAGGGAACGGAGAAAAAAGTGAGGGGGGCGGCTTTCCCACCTCCCCTGGACATCTTCGGGCCGAAGCAGCTTCTTGATTCCCGGGAGTCCAATGAAACGGTACAGGAGCAGGCGTCTTCCATTATCGCGACCCTCGCCGATTTCGGCGTGAGTGCCGAGATGGCCGACGTGGTCATCGGCCCCACGGTCATCCAGTTCCAGATGCAGCTTGCTCCCGGAATAAAAGTCAGCAAGGTGGCCGGACTGAGCAACGACCTGGCGGTGGCCCTGACCGTTCCCTCTCTGCGGATTGAAGCGCCCATACCGGGAAAACCCTACGTGGGAGTGGAGATACCCAACCCGAAGAGGCGCGGAATTTCCATCCGCACAATCCTGGAATCCCAGATATTCCAGGACAACGAGTATGACCTGCCCCTTCCCATGGGAGTGAGGGTGGATTCCCGCCCCCTCGTGGTGGGTCTCGAGGATCTTCCTCATCTTCTTGTGGCAGGAACGACGGGTTCGGGAAAAAGCGTCTTCGTGACGAGCTGCATCACCGGGCTCTGTTCATACCGCTCCCCGGAAGAGCTCCGGCTTATCCTGATCGACCCTAAGAGAGTGGAAATGAGCATGTACGAAAATCTCCCCCATGTACTGGCCAAACCGGTGGTCTCACCCAAAAAGGCGGTTCAGGCCCTTGCATGGGCGGTCAGGGAGATGGAGCACCGGTACGAGATCTTCGCCCGGGCCAGGGTGAGAAACCTGAAATCCTACAACCAGTGCGTCCTGCCGAAAGCGCAGCTCCCCTACATCGTGATTGTGGTGGACGAACTTGCTGACCTCATGTTCACAGCCCAGAAGGAAGTGGAGGACTACATCTGCAGGCTTGCCCAGATGGCCAGGGCGACGGGGATTCACCTTATCCTTGCCACCCAGCGTCCTTCGGTGAATGTCATCACCGGACTCATCAAGGCGAATGTTCCCGCGAGAGTGGCCTTTACCCTGCCATCCCAGACCGACTCCCGGACCATCATTGATATTTCCGGTGCCGAGAGGCTCCTCGGGAAGGGAGACATGCTGTTCGTCAGTTCGAGATATCCGAGGCCTCTCAGGGTTCAGTCGCCGTACATCGATGACGGAAAGAGCATCGAGATAATCAACTACCTCAGGAACGTTTTCGGGGAGCCCGAATACGTGGATATCGAGGACCAGGGGGGGGATGCCCCTTCCGGAGGCGACACGTCCTACGCTGACGACCCCCTGCTCGAGGAGGCTGTGGACATCGTCCTGGACACGGGTATCGCTTCCGCGAGCAGGCTGCAGCGTCAGCTGCGGGTCGGGTTCACCAGGGCCGCACGGCTCATCGACACCATGGAGCAGATCGGCATAGTGGGTCCCCCGGAGGGGTCAAAGCCGAGAGAAATTCTCGTGGATGACGAGAGGGCAAGGGAAATGCTCCGGTCTGCCTCCGGCCAGGGTGACTGA
- the xseB gene encoding exodeoxyribonuclease VII small subunit: MKFSEKMAEIETIVGRLEKEALPLEEALALFEKGVARIRECQAYLREAKQKVALLSSEGKEVLFPDGAVKEGDGE, encoded by the coding sequence ATGAAATTCAGCGAAAAAATGGCCGAGATCGAGACCATCGTCGGACGGCTTGAAAAGGAAGCCCTTCCCCTTGAAGAAGCTTTGGCGCTTTTCGAAAAGGGAGTGGCACGGATCAGGGAGTGCCAGGCCTATCTCAGGGAGGCAAAACAGAAGGTCGCTCTTCTTTCCTCCGAAGGGAAGGAAGTACTCTTTCCCGACGGGGCGGTGAAGGAGGGGGACGGGGAATGA
- a CDS encoding TldD/PmbA family protein produces MSVNARLGKALKSLLAEGADFADLYFETSSSHSFVYEEGAFEEISSSSSEGTGARVVRGESTSHVHAPGVGTALGFSCLERSAANNGLVLPPFGGIDVRVIGVERTPAPPDISFFRDVDGRIRSGSMWVKQVSMHLETACRSFAVFNSEDIFAGDRRQYTLFSVEVVVEKGGVLQTGYESEALSLGSTDFFRKISPLKVAESALARALLMLDAPECPAGAMPVLLSGEAGGTMVHEACGHGLEADIIQKDFSVYRGKIGQAAASPLVTLVDDGSLPGLLGSGACDDEGTPCRRNVLIEKGVLKSYLTDRTSARKDGLPLTGNGRRSSFRSIPQPRMTNTYIEPGETSPEEMLRGMKKGLFVRKMGGGEVDPTSGDFVFHVTEGYLVRDGRIVHPVRGAVLTGNGPDVLFQIEAVGNDLHFLPGMCGKSGQSVPVSDGQPSLLLQSMVIGGSGA; encoded by the coding sequence ATGAGTGTCAACGCCAGGCTGGGAAAAGCTCTGAAGTCCCTCCTTGCAGAAGGTGCGGATTTCGCGGATCTTTATTTTGAGACATCATCGTCCCATTCCTTCGTGTACGAGGAAGGGGCCTTCGAGGAAATTTCCTCTTCAAGTTCAGAGGGGACAGGCGCCAGGGTGGTCAGGGGAGAATCCACCTCCCACGTCCATGCACCGGGTGTAGGCACTGCCCTGGGATTTTCGTGCCTTGAAAGGTCTGCCGCGAACAACGGTCTCGTTCTGCCTCCCTTCGGCGGAATCGATGTCCGGGTGATCGGTGTGGAAAGAACGCCGGCTCCGCCGGACATCTCCTTTTTCAGGGATGTGGACGGAAGGATCAGAAGCGGTTCCATGTGGGTGAAGCAGGTTTCCATGCATCTTGAGACGGCATGCAGGAGTTTTGCCGTGTTCAACAGCGAGGATATCTTCGCGGGAGACAGGAGACAGTACACCCTCTTCAGCGTGGAAGTGGTGGTGGAGAAGGGAGGAGTGCTGCAGACAGGCTACGAATCAGAGGCCCTTTCCCTGGGGAGCACAGATTTTTTCCGGAAGATTTCCCCCCTGAAAGTTGCAGAAAGTGCCCTGGCACGGGCGCTGCTCATGCTTGACGCGCCTGAATGCCCTGCGGGGGCCATGCCTGTCCTCCTCTCCGGCGAGGCGGGAGGGACCATGGTGCATGAAGCCTGCGGACATGGCCTTGAAGCGGATATCATACAGAAGGACTTTTCTGTCTACAGGGGCAAAATCGGGCAGGCTGCGGCGAGCCCCCTGGTGACCCTTGTTGATGACGGTTCGCTTCCCGGGCTTCTGGGAAGCGGTGCCTGCGACGACGAGGGAACACCCTGCCGACGGAACGTTCTCATAGAAAAAGGCGTACTGAAAAGCTACCTCACCGACAGGACATCGGCCCGGAAGGACGGGCTTCCCCTGACGGGCAACGGCAGGAGGAGCTCTTTCCGTTCCATTCCCCAGCCCCGAATGACGAACACGTATATCGAGCCCGGCGAAACTTCTCCGGAGGAGATGCTCAGGGGCATGAAAAAGGGCCTTTTCGTGCGGAAGATGGGGGGAGGAGAAGTGGATCCCACCTCAGGCGATTTTGTTTTTCATGTCACCGAAGGATATCTTGTACGGGACGGACGGATAGTCCATCCCGTCCGCGGGGCCGTTCTCACGGGCAACGGTCCGGACGTTCTCTTCCAGATCGAGGCGGTGGGGAACGATCTCCACTTTTTGCCGGGGATGTGCGGAAAATCGGGACAGAGCGTTCCTGTTTCCGACGGCCAGCCTTCCCTGCTGCTCCAAAGCATGGTGATAGGGGGCTCGGGAGCCTGA